The Lathyrus oleraceus cultivar Zhongwan6 chromosome 5, CAAS_Psat_ZW6_1.0, whole genome shotgun sequence genome includes the window TCTCATTTGCATACACTCTCATGCAAAAGAGAAGAAAACTTGACCCAAGAGCAAGAAGGTATATTTTTTTGAATTACAAAATCGACACAAAAGATTATGTTTTATTCAATTTTCACACACATACTATTTTTATCTCTATAAatataatttttcacaaaaaatataTTTCCTTATCCCAATTCTACATCTAACATAACAAACACTAATCCTGCTGATAATCTTCACCCTACATGTTTTAGTGATTCCTTTTTAACCTATTTCATGACTCTCTCTTCCTAAATCAATCCCACTTATGATATTCCTTTTAACTTTGACATTGATTTTGTCTCCGGTCATTTAAAAGAATCATAATTAAGAAAATATTCTAGAATATCTAAATCCCATACTTACATGATTCAATGTTATAGTATTACCACTAATATTTTATACCCCTTATCCAAATTTATTAGAACATAATAAAATGAGTCATATAACAATTAGTAAGAGCAAAGTTAAAGTTACAAAAAAAACTGAAAAAATgtattttagaaaaaaaataaaCTACTCAAAAAAATTATGTTTTTCTCTTATACATTTGTTATATTTGATGAAGGATTAAATATGGTTTTGGTCATATTAAATATTGCGAATTTCGTTTTTAGTTCCTCAAATTTTTTTCTCTAAGTAAAGGTCCCTCCAAAATTTTCCATCCATACAATTGGTCCGTCTCGTCAACTCTCATTAACAAATGCTGATGTGGCATGTCGCGTTTAACTTTTTTTGATGATTGAACATACACGTGGCAATGCCAGTGTGACAAAAAATGCTAACATAGATGCCGCATGACAACTTCTTCCATTTTGTATTTGTTATTCACTAACATTATAACGACGGGAAGACCATCGCTAAAAATCGTTTTTTTTATGAGTTAAAAATCGtttttttttcatgattttttaCATGAAATTTTATAACCTTATAAGTAACTCTCACAtgaaaattgatttttttttactTGAGAAGAATTAAATATGATTTTTTAATGTCGATTTTTTATGAAACGAAAACAACGCAAATATTGACCTATGATTGAATTTTGAGATGATATTTTTCAGAGACTTATTTAATAATACATAAAATAGATCTGCAAAGTTTCATGACATTCAGAATAAGTCTTATTTCGatcaaaaaatcaaaataaatcGTGAGTTATTCAGAATGGCATGAACCTTTGAAGATCCTTTTAATGTGTTATTATATAGGTCTAAAAAAATATTAGCTTAAAATTCAATCCTATCTCAATATTTATGTTGTTTTCATTTCATAGAAAATCAGCGCTTAAAGAATTCATATTTAATTTCTATCAtgtaaaaaaaattcaatttttatAGGAGATCCTTATAATATGATAAACATTCATatcaaaaatcataaaaaaaaacatattcTAGGTCATAATAATGGTTTTCGCCTcttgaatatatatatatatatatatatatatatatatatatatatatatatatatatatatatatatatatatatatatatatatatatatatatatatatatatatatatatatatatatatatatatatatatatatacggGTTTCAATAGAAAAATCAAAATAAATCGAGACTTATTCGAAATTCCGTGAAACATTCGAGATCCATTCATGTATTCTTAGATAGATTTCTTAAAAGAATTATAAAGTCCAAAAAAAATATTAACTTAAAATTCAATCATATGTCAACGTTTGCGTTGTTTCCGTTTCATAGAAAATCAACGCTTAAAAAATTCATATTTAATTTATCTCATGTaaaaaaataatcaatttttGTGAGAGTGATCTTTATAATGAGATAAACATTCATAAAAAAACCATTAAAAAAATTTAGGTCATAAGAATGATGTGTTTAAATTAGTTAGGAATTAAGTTATGAGTTATTGAAAATTAGTTCCGGATTAGCTACAAATTATGTGTTTATTCATGATGTTCCTATTAATGACCATTTTTCCATGGCtataattttaataaattataataataaagAAATGGAATAAATTGCGACGTAATTTTTTACCACGCTGATATTGTGAAGTGTATTCTCAATCATTCAAAAAAATTATGTTAATGAAAGTTGACGACATAGACCGAAATTTGATATATTTATAGGGACCACAAATTTATTTAATCTTTTAATAAAATTTCAAGAATCATTTGTATTAATTTTATTTAAGGATATACAAAAACATAAATTGAGGAGAGTTAAAACATGCTAAAAATATATTAAGTCGATTTAGTTGATAGTCATGAAAGAACATTTAAGTACAAAAACTCATGATCGAACTCTGATCATCAAatttattcattttaaaaattaaattcCAACTATTAAACcaatgaaaaagaaaaagaaaacaaaaaaggATATGGTTCCAAGAAAAACTAAAATACACCAAAATTatgttttgtttttattattatattattataaataagAACGGATCCTTGCTTACTTCATACTAATAGATCAAAAAGGTAATTATGTACTGGCTTCCTATTGGTCTATTTTAAAGCGCACGGATAGTAGATAAAACAAATTTACATCCGTAGATATCTCCAATCTAACGTTCAGTATTTACTTCACACCCATTCTCACAGCACCGAGACACTTCAATAAAACCGCGCTAACATTTCACAGTTTAAACCACCTTCCCTCTTCTCAACTCATCTTTTCCTTTTACTGAAAATCTGAACTAAATCTCATCACAATGGACGcaagcaaacaaacaaagaaaGGAGCCGGAGGAAGGAAAGGAGGAGGACCAAGGAAGAAGGCGGTCACAAGATCCGTCAGAGCCGGACTTCAATTTCCAGTTGGAAGAATCGGTCGATTCTTGAAGAAAGGTAGATACGCTCAGCGTGTTGGTACCGGTGCTCCTGTTTACTTGGCCGCTGTTCTTGAATATCTTGCTGCTGAGGTGAATTTCAATTTCCCTCTTTTTTTTAATCTTTAACTGCTATTAATTAGGGATATTGAGTTTTAGATCCTAATTTTTGTAATTTGCTTTTCGTGAAGGTTCTTGAGTTGGCTGGAAATGCAGCACGTGATAACAAGAAGAAAAGTATCAGTCCAAGGCATTTGTTGTTGGCTGTGAGGAACGATGTAGAACTTGGAAAATTGCTTGCTGGTGTTACCATTGCTCACGGTGGTGTTCTTCCTAACATCAACCCAGTGTTATTGCCCAAGAGAAATGAAAACGCTGCCAGTACTCCCAAGTCTCCATCAAAGGCCAAGAAATCTCCAAAGAAGGCTTAGATAGATGACTTTAGATGTTAGGTTTTGTTTCTTCCTTTTTGTTGTGATGATATGTAAAACCCCTATGATGGAGCAGGGATATATTAACTTATACCAACCGATGTAATTCAATAGTCTCTGAATTTTCTGACTAGTATTATTCATCAATGAAAACGATTTGTTTTCTGTTAATTGCGTTGTTTAAGAAGTTCAAATGGTTTGGTGTTGATAAATCATGTGCAATTCGATCAGTTGTTATCTTAAACATTTATGGTTTTGATAAATCATATGCAAACGATCAACAAATTTGTGTAAGGTTGGTGcatcttttttttttcttctctcTGATGGTATCTGTAAGTATATTTGTGACTGCTCTTTCCATGAGATATGATATTTTAAGCCAGAATACTTCCAATTACAAGTAATTCGTCTACATGCATAAACTCTATGTTGAGACTTCTTTGTGCATTTGGAATATCCAATGTGTTGTAGGAATTGATCAATTCTCTTGTTTAAATATATTTGTCTTTATCTTTTTTAA containing:
- the LOC127087151 gene encoding histone H2A.2-like, which produces MDASKQTKKGAGGRKGGGPRKKAVTRSVRAGLQFPVGRIGRFLKKGRYAQRVGTGAPVYLAAVLEYLAAEVLELAGNAARDNKKKSISPRHLLLAVRNDVELGKLLAGVTIAHGGVLPNINPVLLPKRNENAASTPKSPSKAKKSPKKA